The Dyadobacter sandarakinus DNA window TGCTGCCTGCATTCAGAGGACATGAGCTTACCGGTGAAGACCTCGTGCTGCGACGCCGTATTCTTCAGCTGATGACCCGGTTCGAAACAAGCTGGCGGAATACCGGCGAAACTTGCGACGGTCTGTATGCAGCCCTGGAACGGCTGTCGGAAATGGAGGAAGACGGGCTGTTGGAAATTACACCTTACTGCCTGAAAGTGACCGAAAAAGGCCGGCCTTTTGTCCGGAATGTGTGTATGGCATTTGACGCACGCTTGTGGAAAGACCTTCCCCAGACCACCCTTTTCAGCCAGACGATTTAACCGGTGCCTTGTTGCGCTGCTCACCTATGTCCTGTACCTTGGTATGTTTGATACAGATATTTTAATACATACGCAGGTGATGACACGGCATATTGAAATGCTCGACGCACTTTTCAAGCATGCGACGGAGGGTATTGTAGTGGTAAACAAGGCTGGCACCATTGTCATGCTGAACCCCAAGGCCAGGGAGCTTTTTGGCTACCGGGATACCGAGCTGATCGGCAGGAAAATAGAAACGCTTATTCCAGGCCGCTTTGCCGAACGCCACGTCAGCTACCGGGACCATTACCTGGAAGCACCCAGGGCTCGGGGCATGGGGCATGCTATGGACCTTTTTGCGCGCCGGCAGGATGGCAGCGAGTTTCCGGTAGAGGTTAGTCTGAGTCCTTTTAAGACCAGTGACGGCGAATTCGTGGTGAGTTTTGTCATTGATATTACTGAAAGAAAAAAACAGGAAAACCGCATTATTGAGGCCAACCTGGAAATTCAGAAGCTCAATGCCGAGCTGGAAGAGCGTGTCGCCCGCCGGACCCAGGAGCTGGCGCAGGCGATCAGGCGCGTGGAGCTGTCGCAGGAAGAGGTGATCCGGGCCTTACAGAAGGAGCGCGAGCTGAACCACATGAAAAGTCAGTTTGTAACCATTGCCTCGCACGAATTCCGTACACCGCTGGCAACCATCCTGTCGTCGGCCTCGCTGATCGGCCGGTACTCCCGGACGGAGGACGAAGAAAAACGGCAGAAGCACGTCCGTCGGATCAAAAGCACCGTCACCAACCTTACCGAGATCCTCAATGACTTTCTTTCCATCGGCAAGCTTGAAGAAGGCCGCGTACACAGTGTGCCGGTGCTGACGCACCTTCAGGAATTCTGCGAGGGCCTGATCGAAGAGATCAGGGGATTGTGCAAGGAGGGTCAGCAGCTGCATTTCGAGTACCTAGGAAATGCAGAAGTGTGGCTTGACAAGCAGCTTTTACGCAATGTGCTGTTCAATCTTTTATCCAATGCAATCAAGTACTCCCTGCCCGGCAAGCCCATTTTTTTACGGGTCAATGTGACGCCCGGATACGTCGGCATGGAGGTGCAGGACTATGGCATTGGTATTCCGGTTCAGGATCAGCAGCATGTTTTTGACCGCTTTTTTCGTGCCAACAATGCGGGTAACATTCAGGGTACCGGCCTCGGGCTCAACATTGTCCAGAACTATATCAGCCTGATGGGCGGAGAAGTAACCTTCACCAGTCAGGCAGGCAGCGGAACGGTTTTCAGGATCAATTTGCCCAATCATAATCCCCGGCCTGCTGCCTGATACAGGCCGGAACTAACCCAGTGCATTCAGTAAATTACCATGGCTTTGGAAAATAAAACCATTCTCCTCATTGAAGATAATCCCGAAATGCGGGAAAATACGGCCGAGATCCTTGAACTCGCTGACTACCGTGTAGTTACAGCCCAAAATGGCAAGGAAGGCGTACAACTCGCCCATCAGCACCAGCCCGACCTCATCATCTGCGACATTATGATGCCCGAGCTCGATGGGTACGGCGTGCTGCACATGCTGGGCAAAGATGAAAAAACCGCGCAGGTACCTTTTGTTTTCCTTACCGCGAAAGCCGAGAAGGACGACTATCGCAAAGGAATGTCCATGGGTGCCGACGATTACCTCACCAAGCCTTACGACGATGTGGAGCTGCTCCACGCCGTGGAGATGCGCCTCAAAAAAAGCGAGCGCCTCCGCAGGCAGTTTGATCGTTCCTCAGAGGGTTTTGACCAGTTTCTGCGGGAGGCAGGATCATTTGAGCTGATTGAAAAACTGGCAGAAAACAAGAAAATCCGCTCACTCCGTAAACGCGATACGATTTACACCGAGGGCAGCTTTCCGAGCAGCATTTTCTTTTTGCAAAAAGGAAAAGTGAAAGCGTACAAATCCAATGATCATGGCAAAGAGTACATCACGGATCTGTACAAGGAAGGCGACTTTTTCGGGTACCTGGACCTGCTTCAGGGAGAACCTTACCGCGAAACCGCGATTTGTCTGGAAAAGTCCGAAGTAGCCATCGTTCCGAAAGAAGACTTTTTCAGCCTGCTTCAGGGTAGCCGGGAAGTTTCGTCCAAATTCATCCAGATGCTTTCCAACGAGATCAAGGAGCGGGAGGACCGGCTGCTGCAACTGGCTTACAACTCGGTTCGCAAGCGCGTGGCGCAGGCACTCGTCATGCTGGTACAGCGCTACCAGGAAGATCGCTCCAAACCGTTTTCCATGGCTATCACGCGTGAAGACATTGCTTCCATGGTAGGCACGGCCACTGAAACGGTGATCCGGACCCTGTCCGACTTCAAGGATGAGCGCCTCGTAGACATGAAAGGAAGCCTGATCACCGTACTGGAATATGAAAAATTGGTAAAAATGCGAAATTAGAGCTTGTTGAGCTCTGATTCCGCATTTACAAGCTGAGTCTGCATTTGTAATCTTTCTTCTTCGTGTTGGAAATAAATGTCAGGAACAAGGTTCTGGTAGTAGCGGATACCATCCAGGAGCTGCTGCCTGAACCTTGCGAAATAAGCCTTCTTTTTGTCGGTCAACGCCTGGCGGTGGTGCTGCATTTCCTCTTTCAGATAATCAATGTAGAGGCGCAGCTCATTCACAAACATGTGCGGCCGCTCCACTTTTTCCAGCAGGTCCGTTTTTCCATAAATGTGGCCGGTCATTTCTTCAAGAGAATACGTTTTTGAAAACCAGGCCAGGTTGGGTCCGGGGCAAATGGCCACAGCCTGGTTTTCGCGCGGCCGCAGCAGGTGGTTCCTGATCAGGGCGGAAGTACCCAACCCTTCGCAAAGGCAGATCTTCTCGGACACGGCCCGTAACTGCTCTTGTAAGTCCGCCGGGCGCGGCTCGGTTTCCTGCAGCTGCCTCATTTTCAAAGCCTGGTATTGGCGTGAGGCGGTACAAATGGGCTCTTCCGTAAATTCCGTATTGGATACCAGGTAGCGCTTCTGGCATGGACTGCCGGGTCTGCCTTTGGCGATACGTTCGAGCCGCTGCTTT harbors:
- a CDS encoding PAS domain-containing sensor histidine kinase, translated to MTRHIEMLDALFKHATEGIVVVNKAGTIVMLNPKARELFGYRDTELIGRKIETLIPGRFAERHVSYRDHYLEAPRARGMGHAMDLFARRQDGSEFPVEVSLSPFKTSDGEFVVSFVIDITERKKQENRIIEANLEIQKLNAELEERVARRTQELAQAIRRVELSQEEVIRALQKERELNHMKSQFVTIASHEFRTPLATILSSASLIGRYSRTEDEEKRQKHVRRIKSTVTNLTEILNDFLSIGKLEEGRVHSVPVLTHLQEFCEGLIEEIRGLCKEGQQLHFEYLGNAEVWLDKQLLRNVLFNLLSNAIKYSLPGKPIFLRVNVTPGYVGMEVQDYGIGIPVQDQQHVFDRFFRANNAGNIQGTGLGLNIVQNYISLMGGEVTFTSQAGSGTVFRINLPNHNPRPAA
- a CDS encoding response regulator; the encoded protein is MALENKTILLIEDNPEMRENTAEILELADYRVVTAQNGKEGVQLAHQHQPDLIICDIMMPELDGYGVLHMLGKDEKTAQVPFVFLTAKAEKDDYRKGMSMGADDYLTKPYDDVELLHAVEMRLKKSERLRRQFDRSSEGFDQFLREAGSFELIEKLAENKKIRSLRKRDTIYTEGSFPSSIFFLQKGKVKAYKSNDHGKEYITDLYKEGDFFGYLDLLQGEPYRETAICLEKSEVAIVPKEDFFSLLQGSREVSSKFIQMLSNEIKEREDRLLQLAYNSVRKRVAQALVMLVQRYQEDRSKPFSMAITREDIASMVGTATETVIRTLSDFKDERLVDMKGSLITVLEYEKLVKMRN